The nucleotide sequence ttaatacaaagttacaaacttcTTTTTCCCCAAAATtgaaaacccaaaccaaaccggaaaaaatGAATACGCAATTCACTACATTATGTGTTTGTCTTTCTATGGACTAAAACCGTTCCAAGCCTTCGGTTCGGCCTTGATAGATTTAGACCAGATTGGTCCCCATGCCTGCTTTTTACGCACCATGCACCAAACTGAATTATACAATATACTAAGATTTGGTTGAGCAATTGACTTGTCATGATTATTATCCTTCGATTCTCgaatattttaattaaccacATTTAATTTGTATCGTGTTACCCAAATTTGGATAAAAAGATATAAAGCTAAAGATGTTTCAGAGATGACGATGAGTCAAGATCATTGTGCTTCAAAATGGAAGTTTTgacttttaatgacttttaaCCACAGCTCAAGTCTTTCAAAGACAAAAAAGAGCTCCAGAATCTAGGTAAAAAACACTAAAGAGAACACGTGAGGGTCGTTTACTGCTTCTGTGTTCTGTACTCTTCCTACTACAATACATCCGTTAGAAAACAGACCAATATGACATATCAATACAAAGAGTAAAAATTTAATGGACGGTTTCGAAATATCTCTTTCAAATTATTCGAACTTTTTATATGTATTCTTTAGTCATTCGGTGAAATCACGTTAACAAGATGAAAACACTTCTATTTTCTAACTGTTAGGCTAATCTTATGTTAGAACACCTCAAACAAAAGCTGCACTTgatgtaaaaacattttttctgaataaattttacattttattaaaaaaaacaaaaaattcacgGTAACATCAACACTTAAAACGGGCCTGAATCCTGATTAATCGTTCCTTAATAAAACTAACTAGTTGGAAAAGGGTAAATTTGGGAGGTGGTAAAAACAGAGAATGTGGATGCATGGAGGAGTGGCCCATATACTTAACTTCCTCACCAGCCACCAAACATAACAACGCCATTTTCTAAATAGTTGTGTCAGCTTTTTATGACCTCTGAATAATCTTATAATAAATTGTGAATTCATAGaagaaacaatattaaaaaataaggaGGAAACGTACAAATGAacattaaatttatgaaaatgacTGAATAATTCTTcttaatttcgaaaatatttgaaagatcATCATTGATCTATAGAAACTCAATAATAAATACTATGAATACTGCATGATAAGCATCGCTCTTCtctataataatacaaaaaacgTAAAATACATGTATGCGTTTGGGTATCaaaatgtgtgtgtgtttgttcttttttttttgttgataaaaaaatagtttcacAATTTTTTATGTCAACATAATGATCCGTATCTCTAAACGCAATGATGATTTGGATATACACATGAGAGTGTATTGGATTGAAGTAGTTGCTGTAACCTTTAATATTGGTCTTATACTACTACATAAGAATTTTGAGTTGAAGAGATAGTAAAGTGCCTAGTATTTTAGTTGAACAGTAAATTTATACGTCTATATTCGTAGTTGCAGCAATATATTGTAGGCGCAaggttggttggtttggttggtATGATTCTGTTACAGTCATCATTGAACGGTTTACCAAATACATTTTCTAGCCTTCCATTATTAGAAAATAGCTGTAGCTGAACAACACAAATATAATATCggtaaaaaaaaggtttaaatgGGCTTACTCATTGAAAAATAAGCCCATATTAGGCCCAAACAATTCATATAGTCGTCTCATAGTCATTGGATCGCCATTGTTTCCGTTGGAAGCTCTTTGAAAACACTCCTCCCTTCGAATTCTCcgtccctttctctctctcacactaGATCGAATCGGAAATGGCTGCTTCCAGCTCCGTTTTCACAGCATCCTCGTCGCGAAACCTTGCGACTATCCCTCTTCATCAGTCACTATCTCCACCGTTGCTCAGATCGAGCTCCGTCGCGTTTCGTCCCAAACGCCGATCCAGCTCGCTCGTCTTCTGCTCCACTGATGAATCAAAGAGCACAGCAGAGGAGAAAGAGATCCCAATTGAACTCAGTAATGTTCCTGCCTCTCCATTGCATTTTCATTTACAAAtcaagtttcgatttttaaatgttaaatctttattttcagGGTATGAGGCATATCCAACGGTGATGGACATCAATAAGATACAAGAGATTTTGCCTCACAGGTGAACATTATatgagaaaaagacaaaaaaaaatctgttttttgtAAGCTGAAGTTTGTTGTATTGCGATTTCTGAAATCTGATTCATTCTGATTTGTGGATTTTTGTTGTGTAGATTCCCGTTTCTGTTAGTGGATAGAGTGATAGAGTACACGGCTGGTGTATCTGCTGTAGCTATTAAGAACGTTACCATTAATGATAATTTCTTTCCTGGCCATTTCCCTGAGAGGCCTATAATGCCTGGAGTTCTCATGGTTGAGGTATTATTACATTGCCCCTCTTCTTACTCCAaaagtttcagtctttttttttcatacgtTTACAGTTCAGGAGAAGCTATTTGAGGTTAGAAATCTAGGGTTGCTCTGATTCTTGCTTGCTGTTGAGCAATGATTTAGTTGATTAGTTTGTTTTTGAATGGTGTGACTCTGGGGAAAGAGAATGAGGGTGAATTTTGTGTTCCGGTTGAAGTGATGAAGGCTTTAGTTTAAGTTTCAGTTTTAAGAAAGGGACTAGATTTGAGAATAAGATTAGCTGTTTTATAAAACTAGTAGTCTCTATCGCAAGTGTATGTGGAATGAATGATTAGGAGGCTGTCTTATGTATTGTTGCAGTTAAAAAGAGCTACATATAGTTTGTCTGTAAAGTTTCATTCATTAGTTTCTGAGTTTTTCTGAGTTCAAAGTGGTGAAGTAGATGTTTTGTTTCGACAGGCCATGGCTCAGGTGGGAGGTATAGTGATGCTACAACCAGAAGTTGGTGGATCGAGAAGCAACTTCTTCTTTGCCGGAATCGACAAAGTCAGGTTCAGAAAGCCTGTGATTGCAGGTGATACTCTTGTGATGAGGATGACGCTTGTGAAGTTGCAGAAGCGGTTTGGGATAGCGAAAATGGAAGGGAAAGCATATGTAGGTAACTCTTTGGTATGTGAAGGAGAGTTCTTGATGGCTATGGGAAAAGAAGAGTGATCTCACATTCACgccctttgcttcttcttcatacGGACCTTGTGGCTGCTAATTAGTCGTCACACCTTAATTTGAGTCTCATTTCTATCTTCAGTTTAAAGATGTTTGTTTGCatattatgattatattaaACAGGAACTTCAGTTTAGTATGCTCAAGTTATACTTGTTTTCAATGGTGACCATTTCTAGGCAGAGAATGAAGAGAACTTAAGATTCAAGTATATGAATTGAATTTACCAAATCAATTTCTTAACCATTTACAATAAGAGCAACTAATATATGATCAGAGGGATTAAGTTTTGATGAAAACAGGGTGTAAAATATATTCTCCAATGAAACATAATAACCATTTTATAAAGCTATAATTTATTAAGCCATCTCTTTCTATTATAAAATTGGAAGAATGTTCCGATTCAGCAGCAAGATACCAATACATGACATTGATATTTGTAAACaagaaaagataacaaaaaaaaaaaaagaacacttacattttgaaaatgtcattattattaattaaaacatagaaagcaaagaagaagctaagaGGCGGGTCTTGATCTCTTTATCACTTGTACAAGTGATAGTGATGACTGATCTCTTGATCACTTGTACTCGAGAATCATGTTGTTCTCAGGAGCAAGTCCAACACAAGCTCTGAGTACGTTCTCAAGCATTGCACGCTGCTTCGACAAAGCGTTCACAACTGGCGTGCCGGGAGGGACCTACATTCATTGAAtgaaagatatatatgttaagaACGTCATTAGAATTCAGAAACGGCAAgatgtttgctttgttttgcttaCCAATGGTGCCTTTGAGAGGTAACTTAGGAGAGTAGCCACCGGATGGAAAGAATGAAACTTTCCCTGCAAGAAAACCAACAAATCATAAGACTTAAATCTAACATTTTTCTGATAATCATTGAACTTTAGATAACGATTTTGTAAACGATTAGAAACCTCATTTTCAGACTTGAACTTGATACGAGTAGTGAGCTCGGCAAGAAGAACAAGGTCCAAAATAATAGGAGCAGCTAAGAGAGAGTCTTCACAAGTGTTGTGCATCACAATTGTGTTAGTCCCTCCCATAAATATCTCTGATGTGTACTCGTCCATTGCTCTCTTGCTGTCCCCTACATACGGCACATACTGCAACACCATCCAATAGTATAGTTTAGTTTAATGTTCATTGGACACATTAAGAGATGGGTAGTTATGAATAACTGTAAAATTAATCACCTTAATGACCACAACGTGGTCAGGGTGTTCACCAGGCTCGTACAAGATGCCGTTGCTAGCAACCATATCATCCACAACATTGCTCTTCGATATCTCCTTTGACCGGAATGTTTGTGGCGCCGACAAGTTCATGCCGTCGTTGTTCCCAAGGTGGTTGTAGCTCACTATGGACGTCGGCTATATATGTTCATACACATAGACAAATGCAATTAATTTCGTTTTGTAacgttttatgaaaaaaatacaaaatttaattaaaatacttatttatGATTACGTACTTTGATACCGGCGCCAACAAGGAAATCGACGAGGACAGACTTCATCTTGGTCTGACCACTCTTGAAGTCATCACCACCGATCAAGCAGTTTCTCTCGATGGCCAATTCAATGAGCCCTGTAATATGTGCAAAATGTGATTTAACTAACAGAAATATGAACGTTACTAGATATTAAACtatagttttgatttaatttaccaGGGACAAAAGTGTTTTGTGGACTTCCATTGATGAAAGGAACGTTCTCAAGAACACAAGCAATGGCGTAAAGTGTAGAAGGAGAAATCTCAGCCTCATCTTTCTCCAAAGATGACATTAGATTCTCCGTCGTGTCGTTAAGACCAACCACCACATCGCTGTATCTTTCTGTGTTCGCCGTCCACAGTACCACCACTTTTTCCACCTTGCTTCTCTCTTTGAACTCCCTAATTATATAAAAACGAACAAATTTATCTTACATTTGGCTAACTGTAAAcataaatcattattattttttaaaatctttttggatactaaaagtctaaaagatAAAACCGTTATTGTTACCTGATGTCATTGATGACTTGTTCGAGTTGTTGTTTCTTAGTGCCTTTGATCACGTGGTTGGCACGTGAACCTTGGTTAGCTGCGATAAAATCCGGGTCGAAGATTCCAGGGAGTGGAACCAAGTGTTCCATGAAGGGACGGAGCTGCTTTTGGAGGTCGATGTCTAGGACCTTGGCACGTCCCATTGCGTCCGCTAAGTTCATGTCACTTATGTCCCATCCTCCAAACACAATTTCTTCCGGATTCACCTATCATTTTCATAACacattgtaataaaaaaaaattattatttttctctattttgtaatgttctttaaaaaaataaatgtaatatattttaatgtattgaATGTAATTTTAGACTAAAATGCACAGTCAATAgtcaacagtaaaaaaaaaaggtaaaatgtACCATGGGGAGAAGACTTTTGAAGGGAGCATAGATTTCTTCGCCATTGAATGACCCGACCCGGATAGAGGATGCTTGGGTTAATGATCCGAAATAATTAGCTTGTTGCACTTTCTCCTTCGTGGCCCAGGATATTCCCCTGCCaccaaatattttgttattacaTAAGAGAACAAAATCTGATTAAATAATACACAACTTGCTCATTATTCAACAATCCAATTGCGAGAATATGAATAAATTAGGACACTCGACTTTATTCCCTTTTGAAACAGTTTTATTatgataacaaaacaattaagaagaagaagaagaatgagatgtTTCACTTACTCACGATTGGCGATAATACCAGCGGTAAGAGTAGAACCATTGTTGCCACCCCAACCTACGAGCATTACTCTGCCAAGAAAATACAATTAGATAAAGCAAAAACATCatgaatcaattaataaaagaaaaatctacaaacattatgtaataataatataaaaaaatgtattaaaaggTGAAAAGATttaagagaagatgatgagacaaacccaagttttggaagatgAGTGTCGGTCTTAAACTCATACTTCACGGTCTTTGGCTTCACAGTCCATTGAAACGCACCGTTTTTGTTCTCATGGACAAGCTCAGTGGTTTGGTAGTCGTACACTGAATGGATCTCATTCTCTGTGTAGTTCACGTTTGGAGATTCAACCTTGAAGCCATCGATGAACATTTTTGCCTAAGGAAAAAAATTGGA is from Camelina sativa cultivar DH55 chromosome 20, Cs, whole genome shotgun sequence and encodes:
- the LOC104769215 gene encoding uncharacterized protein LOC104769215, producing the protein MAASSSVFTASSSRNLATIPLHQSLSPPLLRSSSVAFRPKRRSSSLVFCSTDESKSTAEEKEIPIELRYEAYPTVMDINKIQEILPHRFPFLLVDRVIEYTAGVSAVAIKNVTINDNFFPGHFPERPIMPGVLMVEAMAQVGGIVMLQPEVGGSRSNFFFAGIDKVRFRKPVIAGDTLVMRMTLVKLQKRFGIAKMEGKAYVGNSLVCEGEFLMAMGKEE
- the LOC104769216 gene encoding probable inositol 3-phosphate synthase isozyme 3 translates to MFIDGFKVESPNVNYTENEIHSVYDYQTTELVHENKNGAFQWTVKPKTVKYEFKTDTHLPKLGVMLVGWGGNNGSTLTAGIIANREGISWATKEKVQQANYFGSLTQASSIRVGSFNGEEIYAPFKSLLPMVNPEEIVFGGWDISDMNLADAMGRAKVLDIDLQKQLRPFMEHLVPLPGIFDPDFIAANQGSRANHVIKGTKKQQLEQVINDIREFKERSKVEKVVVLWTANTERYSDVVVGLNDTTENLMSSLEKDEAEISPSTLYAIACVLENVPFINGSPQNTFVPGLIELAIERNCLIGGDDFKSGQTKMKSVLVDFLVGAGIKPTSIVSYNHLGNNDGMNLSAPQTFRSKEISKSNVVDDMVASNGILYEPGEHPDHVVVIKYVPYVGDSKRAMDEYTSEIFMGGTNTIVMHNTCEDSLLAAPIILDLVLLAELTTRIKFKSENEGKFHSFHPVATLLSYLSKAPLVPPGTPVVNALSKQRAMLENVLRACVGLAPENNMILEYK